Proteins encoded together in one Streptomyces sp. NBC_01216 window:
- a CDS encoding group II truncated hemoglobin — MAARPEKSLYEAVGGADALRRLSGTFYEAVLADPLLAPVFAGFTPAHVDHVAVWLAEVFSGPAGFTARLGGHQALLRAHLGLAISEEQRLRWMELMTAAVEKELPDDAPLRRRVVAYFDWGTRIAKDVSASEPGTDLGEPGPTPRWGWDGLV, encoded by the coding sequence ATGGCCGCTCGACCCGAGAAGTCCCTGTACGAGGCGGTGGGCGGCGCCGACGCCCTGCGCCGGCTCTCCGGCACCTTCTACGAGGCGGTGCTCGCCGACCCGCTCCTCGCGCCGGTGTTCGCCGGCTTCACCCCGGCCCATGTCGACCACGTCGCCGTCTGGCTGGCGGAAGTCTTCTCCGGGCCCGCGGGCTTCACGGCGAGACTCGGCGGGCACCAGGCCCTGCTGCGGGCCCATCTGGGGCTCGCCATCAGCGAGGAGCAGCGACTGCGCTGGATGGAACTGATGACCGCGGCCGTGGAGAAGGAGCTGCCGGACGACGCGCCGCTGCGTCGCCGGGTGGTGGCGTACTTCGACTGGGGCACCCGGATCGCCAAGGACGTGTCGGCCTCGGAGCCGGGCACCGATCTGGGTGAACCGGGTCCCACCCCGCGCTGGGGGTGGGACGGCCTGGTCTGA
- a CDS encoding DUF6304 family protein, giving the protein MSSESTEVWTGWYRDRSGAEAIVITADGRRVSTRIRGNEYAGASFDALRVTGADGEAGEVLAGCVLEWDLPLPVLADGVTQQATLSCLLTLGERADLSLTLHYGGAAFASGIAGGDFDEALDRVRRQLPAGAAFARRLLPTA; this is encoded by the coding sequence ATGTCATCGGAGTCGACGGAAGTCTGGACCGGCTGGTACCGGGACCGCAGCGGCGCGGAAGCGATCGTCATCACGGCGGACGGCCGCCGGGTGTCCACCCGCATCAGGGGGAACGAGTACGCGGGCGCGTCCTTCGACGCCCTGCGCGTGACCGGCGCGGACGGCGAGGCAGGCGAAGTCCTCGCCGGCTGTGTCCTGGAGTGGGATCTGCCGCTCCCCGTCCTCGCTGACGGTGTCACCCAACAGGCCACCCTCAGCTGCCTGTTGACGCTCGGGGAGCGCGCCGACCTGAGTCTGACGCTCCACTACGGCGGCGCCGCCTTCGCTTCGGGCATCGCCGGGGGTGACTTCGACGAGGCCCTCGACCGCGTCAGGCGACAGCTCCCGGCCGGGGCCGCGTTCGCCCGGCGTCTCCTCCCGACCGCCTGA
- a CDS encoding dihydrofolate reductase family protein — protein MRKLTYYIACTIDGFIGDPGGDASSLYAFTDEPYLAWMAGAYPETIPSHLRDALGVDAPHRHFDTVVQGMNSYRLALDVGVTSPYAHLREFVATRTPAGSPDPNVELIAEDLVGRVRALKAEDGPLGIWLCGGSTIAGALVDEIDELVIKTYPQVYGSGMPMFGAGFALRDFTLGEVLTFDNGVLVRTYTRKR, from the coding sequence TTGCGCAAGCTCACGTACTACATCGCCTGCACCATCGACGGATTCATCGGCGACCCCGGGGGCGACGCCTCATCCCTCTACGCGTTCACGGACGAGCCCTACCTGGCGTGGATGGCCGGCGCGTACCCGGAGACGATCCCCTCGCATCTGCGGGACGCGCTCGGCGTGGACGCCCCCCACCGGCACTTCGACACCGTCGTGCAGGGCATGAACTCCTACCGACTGGCCCTGGACGTCGGCGTCACCAGCCCGTACGCCCATCTGCGCGAGTTCGTCGCGACCCGTACCCCGGCCGGGTCGCCCGACCCGAACGTCGAACTGATCGCCGAGGACCTGGTCGGCCGCGTCCGCGCCCTCAAGGCCGAGGACGGTCCGCTGGGGATCTGGCTCTGCGGCGGCTCCACGATCGCCGGTGCCCTCGTCGACGAGATCGACGAACTGGTGATCAAGACCTACCCGCAGGTCTACGGTTCCGGTATGCCGATGTTCGGTGCCGGCTTCGCGCTCCGTGACTTCACGCTCGGCGAGGTGCTCACCTTCGACAACGGGGTGCTGGTCCGCACGTACACCAGGAAGCGGTGA
- a CDS encoding TetR/AcrR family transcriptional regulator, whose translation MARNPERRAALLDAAIEVLADEGARGLTFRAVDARAGVPTGTASNYFTDRDRLLAEVSERIFVRLAPEPDTLDTDRWPPPSRELVLELMRALTRRLTAERSCYLGLVELRLEATRRPGLRARLTEVLRGDLDENIRLHLAAGMPGDADTVLLLYFALTGLLVDHLTVPGLHDARELDSLVETVVDRVLPPA comes from the coding sequence GTGGCGAGAAACCCGGAGCGCCGTGCGGCACTGCTCGACGCGGCGATCGAGGTGCTGGCGGACGAAGGAGCCCGGGGGCTGACCTTCCGGGCGGTCGACGCCCGTGCCGGCGTCCCGACGGGCACCGCGTCCAACTACTTCACCGACCGGGACCGGTTGCTCGCCGAGGTCAGCGAGCGGATCTTCGTCCGGCTGGCCCCCGAGCCGGACACCCTGGACACCGACCGCTGGCCCCCGCCCAGCCGGGAACTGGTCCTGGAGCTCATGCGCGCGCTCACCCGGAGGCTCACGGCCGAGCGCAGCTGCTATCTGGGGCTCGTCGAACTCCGCCTGGAAGCCACTCGCCGCCCCGGACTGCGCGCCCGGCTCACCGAGGTGCTGCGCGGCGATCTCGACGAGAACATCCGGCTCCACCTCGCCGCCGGCATGCCCGGCGACGCGGACACGGTGCTGCTGCTCTACTTCGCCCTCACCGGACTGCTCGTCGACCACCTCACCGTGCCCGGCCTCCACGACGCAAGGGAGCTGGACTCCCTCGTCGAGACCGTGGTCGACCGCGTCCTCCCGCCGGCCTGA
- a CDS encoding family 2 encapsulin nanocompartment cargo protein polyprenyl transferase, which produces MTSAGAATDGLGAVALLDQTRTVVNPQLRSTVESLPLSVRRVAMYHFGWEQADGSPAAGPAGKAIRPALVLAATRALGGETAPAVRAAAAVELVHNFTLLHDDILDEDPIRRHRPTAWTVFGIPDALLAGDAMLALSLRLLAEEGDPRAAASSARLAACVIEICAGQQADCAFEERAPHEVSLEECLAMATAKTGALLGCACAVGALYAGAGEEEVAAMDAFGREAGLAFQLIDDLIGIWGDPDRTGKPAGADLVAHKKSLPVVAALASGTAAGEELATLYRRPVLDASAVRAAADAVERAGGRDWAQAEAADRMARAVHQLSLAVPDLTAAGDLLSLAEFVTRRTR; this is translated from the coding sequence ATGACCAGCGCGGGTGCCGCGACCGACGGCCTGGGCGCCGTGGCACTGCTCGACCAGACACGCACCGTCGTCAACCCCCAGCTGCGATCGACCGTCGAGTCGCTGCCCCTTTCCGTCCGCCGGGTGGCGATGTACCACTTCGGCTGGGAGCAGGCCGACGGCTCACCGGCCGCGGGCCCGGCCGGCAAGGCCATCCGGCCCGCTCTCGTCCTCGCCGCGACGCGCGCGCTCGGCGGCGAGACGGCCCCCGCGGTGCGTGCCGCCGCCGCGGTGGAACTGGTGCACAACTTCACGCTGCTCCACGACGACATCCTCGACGAGGACCCGATCCGTCGGCACCGGCCCACCGCCTGGACGGTGTTCGGCATCCCGGACGCCCTGCTCGCGGGCGACGCGATGCTCGCGCTGTCCCTCCGACTGCTCGCCGAGGAGGGTGATCCCCGGGCCGCCGCCTCCTCGGCCCGGCTCGCCGCCTGCGTGATCGAGATCTGCGCGGGCCAGCAGGCCGACTGCGCCTTCGAGGAGCGGGCTCCGCACGAGGTGTCCCTGGAGGAGTGCCTCGCCATGGCCACCGCCAAGACGGGCGCCCTGCTGGGCTGTGCGTGCGCGGTGGGCGCGCTGTACGCGGGCGCCGGGGAGGAGGAGGTCGCCGCGATGGACGCGTTCGGCCGGGAGGCGGGTCTCGCCTTCCAGCTGATCGACGATCTGATCGGGATCTGGGGTGATCCCGACCGGACCGGCAAACCGGCGGGCGCCGACCTCGTCGCCCACAAGAAGTCCTTGCCGGTGGTGGCGGCGCTCGCCTCGGGTACGGCGGCGGGCGAGGAGCTGGCCACGCTGTACCGCCGTCCGGTGCTCGACGCGTCCGCCGTCCGGGCGGCGGCGGACGCGGTCGAGCGGGCGGGCGGCCGCGACTGGGCACAGGCCGAGGCGGCCGACCGGATGGCCAGGGCCGTGCACCAACTCTCCCTGGCGGTGCCGGACCTGACGGCCGCGGGGGATCTGCTGTCCCTCGCGGAGTTCGTGACCCGCCGCACCCGCTGA
- a CDS encoding family 2B encapsulin nanocompartment shell protein, whose amino-acid sequence MSVGSVGDEVRAEQAGPQQSLGTAAARNLATTTKSAPQMQEITSRWLLRMLPWVQVQGGTYRVNRRLSYSVGDGRVTFVQTGERVTVIPAELGELPALRGYEDEHALTELAQRCRQREFAPGEVIATAGEPADRVYLLAHGKVEQLGEGPYGDEAVIGVLADGAYFGDDALTCADATWAWTSRAATACTVLELTRDDVRNLAERAGSLAAHLESVAALPHQRTNKYGEAEIDLSAGHVGEAVVPHTYVDYDAAPREYELSVAQTVLKVHSRVADLYNQPMNQTEQQLRLTVEALRERQEHELVNNREFGLLANCDYGQRLQPHDGVPSPDDMDELLSRRRGSKMFLAHPRAIAAFGRECNKRGLVPESIDFNGNRIPAWRGVPIFPCNKIPVSDARTTSIICMRTGEADQGVIGLHQTGLPDEIEPSLSVRFMGIDEQAIISYLVTAYYSAAVLVPDALGVLENVEVSRWR is encoded by the coding sequence ATGTCCGTTGGTTCGGTTGGCGACGAGGTCCGCGCGGAACAGGCAGGTCCGCAGCAGAGTCTCGGTACCGCCGCCGCCCGGAACCTGGCGACCACCACCAAGTCGGCGCCGCAGATGCAGGAGATCACCTCACGGTGGCTGCTGCGGATGCTGCCGTGGGTGCAGGTCCAGGGCGGTACCTACCGGGTGAACCGGAGGCTCAGCTACAGCGTGGGTGACGGCCGTGTCACCTTCGTCCAGACCGGTGAGCGAGTCACGGTGATCCCCGCCGAACTCGGCGAACTTCCCGCCCTGCGCGGATACGAGGACGAGCACGCGCTCACGGAGCTGGCGCAGCGCTGCCGGCAGCGCGAGTTCGCGCCGGGCGAGGTGATCGCCACGGCGGGCGAGCCGGCCGACCGGGTCTATCTCCTGGCCCATGGCAAGGTCGAGCAGCTCGGCGAGGGCCCGTACGGCGACGAGGCGGTCATCGGCGTGCTCGCCGACGGGGCGTACTTCGGCGACGACGCGCTCACCTGCGCGGACGCCACGTGGGCGTGGACCAGCCGGGCGGCCACCGCCTGCACCGTCCTCGAACTCACCCGCGACGACGTGCGCAACCTCGCCGAGCGGGCCGGCTCCCTCGCCGCGCACCTCGAGAGCGTGGCCGCGCTGCCCCACCAGCGCACCAACAAGTACGGCGAGGCGGAGATCGACCTCTCGGCCGGACACGTCGGCGAGGCGGTCGTCCCGCACACCTACGTCGACTACGACGCCGCGCCGCGCGAGTACGAGCTCTCCGTCGCCCAGACCGTGCTGAAGGTCCACAGCAGGGTCGCCGACCTGTACAACCAGCCGATGAACCAGACCGAGCAGCAGTTGCGCCTCACGGTCGAGGCGCTGCGCGAGCGCCAGGAACACGAGCTGGTCAACAACCGCGAGTTCGGCCTCCTGGCGAACTGTGACTACGGGCAGCGGCTGCAGCCTCACGACGGGGTGCCCAGCCCGGACGACATGGACGAGCTGCTCTCGCGGCGCCGCGGCTCCAAGATGTTCCTCGCCCACCCGCGGGCCATCGCCGCCTTCGGGCGCGAGTGCAACAAGCGCGGACTGGTGCCCGAGTCCATCGACTTCAACGGCAACCGGATTCCCGCCTGGCGGGGTGTGCCCATCTTCCCGTGCAACAAGATCCCCGTCTCGGACGCCCGCACCACCTCGATCATCTGCATGCGTACCGGCGAGGCCGACCAGGGAGTGATCGGCCTCCACCAGACCGGCCTCCCGGACGAGATCGAGCCGAGCCTGTCCGTGCGCTTCATGGGCATCGACGAGCAGGCGATCATCTCCTATCTCGTCACCGCCTACTACTCGGCGGCCGTGCTCGTCCCGGACGCGCTGGGCGTGCTGGAGAACGTCGAGGTCAGTCGCTGGCGCTGA
- a CDS encoding N-acetylmuramoyl-L-alanine amidase has protein sequence MSSPMSASRFLGALRGEGLSVVQVGNWPVHNRNHKGPWGPVHGVMIHHTVTKGTASTVRICRDGYASLPGPLCHGVIAKDGRVHLVGYGRANHAGRGDDDVLRAVIAEHRLPPDDEATTDGNRHFYGFECENLGDGRDPWPKAQLDAIAKAAAAVCRVHGWTHRSVIGHLEWQPGKIDPRGFTMASMRGRIAEQLRGRP, from the coding sequence GTGTCCTCACCCATGTCCGCGAGCAGGTTCCTCGGCGCATTGCGCGGCGAGGGCCTTTCGGTCGTACAGGTCGGCAACTGGCCTGTGCACAACCGCAATCACAAGGGCCCGTGGGGGCCCGTCCACGGTGTGATGATCCATCACACCGTCACCAAGGGCACCGCGAGCACCGTCCGTATCTGCCGCGACGGCTACGCCTCCCTGCCCGGCCCGCTCTGCCACGGCGTGATCGCCAAGGACGGCCGGGTCCATCTGGTCGGCTACGGCCGCGCCAACCACGCGGGGCGGGGCGACGACGACGTCCTGCGGGCGGTCATCGCCGAGCACCGCCTCCCGCCAGACGACGAGGCGACCACGGACGGCAACCGGCACTTCTACGGATTCGAGTGCGAGAACCTCGGCGACGGCAGGGACCCGTGGCCGAAGGCGCAGCTGGACGCCATCGCGAAGGCCGCGGCGGCGGTGTGCCGGGTGCACGGCTGGACGCACCGTTCGGTGATCGGCCATCTGGAGTGGCAGCCGGGGAAGATCGACCCGCGCGGCTTCACCATGGCCTCGATGCGGGGCCGGATCGCCGAGCAGCTACGCGGCCGGCCCTGA
- a CDS encoding 1-aminocyclopropane-1-carboxylate deaminase/D-cysteine desulfhydrase, whose protein sequence is MNAFDLARLRPRLPSPLETVEDERMTRRGLRLLLKRDDLIHPELPGNKWRKLALNLRAADGRPMLTFGGAYSHHLRATAAAGRLLGFETIGVVRGDELAHRPLNPSLRRCAQDGMRLVFVDRAAYRAKGDPEVLAGLLGSCPPGTYVVPEGGSNALAVRGCVDLGRELSGAADVVAVACGTGGTLAGLAAGLGGGGRALGVPVLKGGFLGAEVRTLQSAAFGGPRGDWSLDERFHGGGYARSTAALDAFARDFEARHELAIERLYVAKMLFGLFTLAQEGAFAPGTTLAAVITGGPTDPPGQRRPAGSQPASSR, encoded by the coding sequence GTGAACGCGTTCGACCTCGCCCGCCTGCGGCCCCGGCTCCCGTCCCCCCTGGAGACGGTCGAGGACGAGCGCATGACCCGGCGGGGTCTGCGGCTGCTGCTCAAGCGCGACGACCTGATCCATCCGGAGCTGCCGGGCAACAAGTGGCGCAAGCTCGCCCTCAACCTGCGGGCGGCGGACGGTCGCCCGATGCTGACCTTCGGCGGCGCGTACTCCCACCACCTGCGGGCCACCGCCGCCGCGGGCCGACTGCTCGGCTTCGAGACGATCGGGGTCGTCCGTGGCGACGAACTCGCGCACCGGCCTCTGAACCCCTCGTTGCGCCGGTGCGCGCAGGACGGCATGCGGCTGGTGTTCGTCGACCGCGCGGCGTACCGCGCGAAGGGTGACCCGGAGGTCCTGGCGGGACTGCTCGGCTCCTGCCCGCCCGGGACGTACGTGGTCCCCGAGGGCGGCAGCAACGCGCTCGCGGTCCGGGGATGCGTGGATCTGGGCCGTGAACTGTCCGGCGCGGCGGACGTCGTCGCCGTCGCCTGCGGCACGGGCGGCACCCTCGCGGGCCTGGCGGCCGGCCTCGGGGGCGGCGGGCGGGCGCTGGGAGTGCCGGTCCTCAAGGGCGGCTTCCTGGGCGCGGAGGTCCGGACGCTGCAGTCGGCGGCCTTCGGCGGCCCGCGGGGCGACTGGAGCCTCGACGAGCGGTTCCACGGCGGGGGCTACGCCCGTTCGACCGCCGCCCTGGACGCGTTCGCACGGGACTTCGAAGCGCGGCATGAACTCGCCATCGAGCGGTTGTATGTAGCCAAAATGCTCTTCGGGCTGTTCACCCTCGCGCAGGAGGGCGCGTTCGCCCCCGGGACCACGCTCGCGGCGGTGATCACGGGCGGGCCGACTGACCCGCCCGGTCAGAGGCGTCCGGCAGGCTCTCAGCCCGCGTCCTCGCGGTAG
- a CDS encoding Na+/H+ antiporter — MDALQLVGLVAASAAVAGAARRTPVPAPLLLVAAGLAASYVPGVPDYTLDPHIVLPLILPPLLYTAAVESSYLDLRANIRPVALLSVGYVLFATVAVGWLAHLLVPDLPLTAALVLGAVVAPPDAVAATAIARRLGLPHRITTILQGESLVNDATAITAYKVALAAAVGEGVSWAGGIGEFTLAAAGGIGVGVVLMVPIHWLRRHLGEALLQNTLSLLIPFAAYAAAEAVGASGVLAVVVVGLFLGHRNWQVDFATRLQEEAVWKMVAFILESSVFALIGLQLPYVVQGLGQYAMAEAVWYAVGVFVAVVVVRFVWVYPATFVPRRLSGRVRRREPGVDWRAPLIVGWAGMRGVVSLAIAFSIPVVTDGVEFPARNLVLFLTFTTVIGTLVVQGLTLPPLIRLLKLPGRDRYAETLAEAQAQSEASRAAEERLRDLLDDERNTLPPPLADRLRTVLERRRNAVWERLGAVDEVTGETADDTYRRLAGEMIDAEREVFVRLRDERRIDDEMLRTLLRRLDLEEAAAYREDAG; from the coding sequence ATGGACGCGCTGCAACTGGTGGGACTGGTCGCGGCGAGCGCCGCGGTGGCGGGCGCGGCCCGCAGGACACCGGTGCCGGCGCCGCTGCTCCTCGTCGCGGCCGGGCTGGCGGCCTCGTACGTCCCCGGTGTCCCCGACTACACCCTCGACCCGCACATCGTGCTGCCGCTGATCCTGCCGCCGCTCCTCTACACGGCCGCCGTGGAGTCCTCCTACCTGGACCTGCGGGCCAACATCCGGCCCGTCGCGCTGCTCTCGGTCGGCTACGTCCTCTTCGCGACGGTCGCGGTCGGCTGGCTCGCCCACCTGCTCGTCCCCGACCTGCCGCTGACCGCGGCCCTGGTGCTCGGCGCGGTGGTCGCCCCGCCGGACGCCGTCGCGGCCACGGCGATCGCCCGCAGACTCGGCCTGCCGCACCGGATCACCACGATCCTCCAGGGGGAATCCCTGGTGAACGACGCCACCGCCATCACCGCGTACAAGGTCGCGCTCGCCGCCGCGGTCGGGGAGGGGGTGAGCTGGGCCGGCGGGATCGGGGAGTTCACGCTCGCCGCGGCCGGCGGGATCGGCGTCGGCGTGGTGCTCATGGTCCCCATCCACTGGCTCCGCCGTCACCTGGGCGAGGCCCTGCTCCAGAACACCCTCTCCCTGCTGATCCCCTTCGCCGCCTACGCGGCCGCCGAGGCGGTCGGCGCCTCCGGGGTGCTCGCCGTGGTCGTCGTCGGCCTCTTCCTCGGGCACCGGAACTGGCAGGTCGACTTCGCGACCCGGCTCCAGGAGGAGGCGGTGTGGAAGATGGTGGCCTTCATCCTGGAGTCGTCCGTGTTCGCGCTGATCGGACTCCAGCTCCCGTACGTCGTCCAGGGCCTCGGGCAGTACGCGATGGCCGAGGCCGTCTGGTACGCGGTGGGGGTCTTCGTGGCCGTGGTGGTGGTCCGCTTCGTCTGGGTCTACCCCGCGACCTTCGTCCCGCGCCGCCTGTCGGGCCGCGTCCGGCGGCGGGAGCCCGGCGTCGACTGGCGGGCACCGCTGATCGTGGGCTGGGCCGGCATGCGGGGCGTGGTCTCCCTCGCCATCGCCTTCTCGATCCCGGTGGTCACGGACGGCGTGGAGTTCCCGGCGCGCAACCTGGTGCTCTTCCTCACCTTCACCACCGTGATCGGCACCCTGGTGGTGCAGGGCCTGACGCTCCCGCCGCTGATCCGCCTGCTGAAACTGCCCGGACGCGACAGGTACGCCGAGACCCTCGCCGAGGCGCAGGCGCAGAGCGAGGCGTCCCGGGCGGCGGAGGAGCGCCTGCGGGACCTCCTGGACGACGAGCGCAACACCCTGCCGCCGCCGCTGGCGGACCGGCTGCGCACCGTCCTGGAGCGGCGCCGCAACGCGGTGTGGGAGCGGCTCGGCGCGGTCGACGAGGTCACCGGCGAGACGGCCGACGACACCTATCGCCGGCTGGCGGGCGAGATGATCGACGCCGAGCGCGAGGTCTTCGTCCGGCTCCGCGACGAACGCCGGATCGACGACGAGATGCTGCGCACCCTGCTGCGGCGGCTGGACCTGGAGGAGGCCGCGGCCTACCGCGAGGACGCGGGCTGA
- a CDS encoding UBP-type zinc finger domain-containing protein, whose product MTECPHLAATPRPEPAPLTETCPDCLAGGTHPVQLRLCLTCGHVGCCDSSAGRHATGHFSATGHPVMRTFEPNERWRWCFVDGSIV is encoded by the coding sequence ATGACCGAGTGCCCGCACCTCGCAGCAACGCCACGGCCCGAACCCGCGCCGCTCACCGAGACCTGCCCGGACTGTCTGGCCGGAGGGACGCATCCGGTACAGCTACGGCTCTGCCTCACCTGCGGGCACGTGGGCTGTTGCGACTCCTCGGCGGGGCGGCACGCCACCGGCCACTTCTCGGCCACCGGCCACCCGGTGATGCGGACCTTCGAGCCGAACGAGCGCTGGCGCTGGTGCTTCGTGGACGGTTCGATCGTCTGA
- a CDS encoding anti-sigma regulatory factor: MSQIAGEPGTQDFVEVRLPAAGAYLSVLRTATAGLAARLDFTLDEIEDLRIAVDEACAILLQQAVPGSVLSCVFRLIDDSLDVTVSAPTTDGRAPERDTFAWTVLSALAGKVESSVAEDRTVSISLYKQRGAGPGPA; the protein is encoded by the coding sequence GTGTCCCAGATCGCAGGCGAGCCCGGGACCCAGGACTTCGTGGAAGTCCGGCTGCCCGCTGCGGGTGCCTACCTGTCCGTGCTGCGTACGGCCACGGCCGGCCTCGCGGCGCGCTTGGACTTCACCCTCGACGAGATCGAGGACTTGCGGATCGCGGTCGACGAGGCCTGCGCGATCCTGCTCCAGCAGGCCGTACCGGGGTCCGTCCTCAGTTGCGTGTTCCGCTTGATCGACGATTCGCTCGACGTGACCGTCTCCGCCCCGACCACGGACGGGCGGGCACCGGAGCGGGACACCTTCGCGTGGACGGTGCTGTCCGCGCTGGCCGGGAAGGTCGAGTCGTCCGTGGCGGAGGACCGCACGGTCTCCATCAGCCTGTACAAACAGCGCGGCGCGGGGCCAGGCCCGGCGTGA
- a CDS encoding RNA polymerase sigma factor SigF, whose amino-acid sequence MRSGDATAGIPEQQARPHPEVGVEVATEQAVHMSEYEQHNAVPGVADATGEVPGAEGPGAVAAGETPEVHETAADEAEPREAPDPHDRSGARALFVKLRELPEGSPEKAELRNRLVRMHLPLVEHLARRFRNRGEPLDDLTQVATIGLIKSVDRFDPERGVEFSTYATPTVVGEIKRHFRDKGWAVRVPRRLQELRLSLTTATAELSQQHGRSPTVHELAERLGISEEEVLEGLESANAYSTLSLDVPDTDDESPAVADTLGAEDEALEGVEYRESLKPLLEDLPPREKRILLLRFFGNMTQSQIAQEVGISQMHVSRLLARTLAQLREKLLVEE is encoded by the coding sequence GTGAGGAGCGGGGACGCGACGGCCGGCATCCCTGAACAGCAGGCGAGGCCGCATCCGGAGGTCGGGGTAGAGGTCGCTACGGAGCAGGCGGTCCACATGAGCGAGTACGAGCAGCACAACGCGGTTCCCGGTGTGGCCGATGCCACCGGGGAGGTGCCGGGCGCCGAGGGACCGGGGGCGGTGGCCGCCGGCGAGACCCCGGAGGTCCACGAGACGGCCGCCGACGAGGCCGAGCCGCGCGAGGCGCCGGATCCGCACGACCGGAGCGGGGCGCGCGCCCTCTTCGTCAAGCTGCGCGAGCTGCCGGAGGGCTCCCCCGAGAAGGCGGAGCTGCGCAACCGTCTGGTCCGGATGCACCTGCCGCTCGTGGAGCACCTGGCCCGGCGTTTCCGCAACCGCGGCGAGCCGCTCGACGACCTGACGCAGGTCGCCACGATCGGCCTGATCAAGTCGGTGGACCGCTTCGACCCTGAGCGCGGGGTGGAGTTCTCCACATACGCGACCCCGACGGTCGTGGGCGAGATCAAGCGCCATTTCCGTGACAAGGGCTGGGCGGTGCGGGTGCCGCGCCGCCTCCAGGAGCTGCGGCTCTCGCTGACGACGGCGACGGCGGAGCTGTCCCAGCAGCACGGCCGTTCACCGACCGTGCACGAGCTCGCGGAGCGGCTCGGGATCTCCGAGGAGGAGGTCCTGGAGGGGCTGGAGTCGGCGAACGCCTACTCGACCCTCTCCCTGGACGTCCCCGACACGGACGACGAGTCCCCCGCGGTGGCGGACACGCTGGGCGCGGAGGACGAGGCGCTGGAGGGCGTGGAGTACCGCGAGTCCCTGAAGCCGCTCCTGGAGGACCTCCCGCCGCGGGAGAAGCGGATCCTGCTGCTGCGCTTCTTCGGGAACATGACCCAGTCGCAGATCGCGCAGGAGGTCGGCATCTCGCAGATGCACGTCTCACGGCTGCTGGCCCGCACGCTGGCCCAGCTGCGGGAGAAGCTGCTCGTCGAGGAGTAG
- a CDS encoding diacylglycerol/lipid kinase family protein, producing MRALLVVNPAATTTSARTRDVLIHALASEMKLEAVTTEYRGHARDLARRAAQSEDVELVVALGGDGTVNEVVNGLLHDGPDPDRLPGLAVVPGGSTNVFARALGLPNDAVEATGALLDALREHRARTVSLGRASGAPGTEDESVPARWFTFCAGFGFDAGVIGRVEQQRERGRRSTHALYLRQVFRQFLGEPHRRHGVITLERPGEAPVPDLVLSIICNTSPWTYLGNRPVYASPEASFDTALDVLGLSRLSTSAVARYATQLLTSTPERGPRGKHALTLHDLTDFTLHSKVPLPLQMDGDHLGLRTSVAFTGVRRALRVIV from the coding sequence ATGCGCGCACTTCTCGTGGTCAATCCGGCAGCAACCACCACCAGTGCCCGCACCCGTGACGTGCTCATCCACGCCCTCGCCAGTGAGATGAAGCTGGAGGCCGTCACCACCGAGTACCGCGGTCACGCCCGTGACCTGGCCAGACGGGCCGCCCAGTCCGAGGACGTCGAGCTGGTCGTCGCCCTCGGCGGCGACGGCACCGTCAACGAGGTCGTCAACGGGCTGCTCCACGACGGCCCCGATCCGGACCGGCTGCCGGGCCTGGCGGTGGTCCCCGGTGGTTCGACGAACGTCTTCGCGCGCGCCCTCGGGCTGCCGAACGACGCGGTGGAGGCGACGGGCGCGCTCCTCGACGCGCTGCGTGAACACCGCGCACGCACAGTGAGCCTCGGGCGGGCGTCCGGCGCCCCCGGCACCGAGGACGAGTCGGTGCCGGCCCGCTGGTTCACCTTCTGCGCGGGCTTCGGCTTCGACGCGGGAGTCATCGGCCGGGTCGAACAGCAGCGGGAGCGGGGCAGGCGTTCGACGCACGCGCTCTATCTGCGCCAGGTGTTCCGTCAGTTCCTCGGGGAGCCGCACCGCCGGCATGGCGTGATCACCCTGGAGCGGCCCGGCGAGGCCCCGGTGCCGGACCTGGTGCTGTCGATAATCTGCAACACCTCCCCCTGGACCTACCTGGGCAATCGCCCGGTGTACGCGTCTCCGGAGGCATCCTTCGACACCGCGCTGGACGTCCTCGGCCTGAGCCGTCTCTCCACGTCGGCGGTGGCCCGGTACGCCACCCAGCTGCTCACGTCGACGCCCGAACGCGGCCCGCGCGGCAAGCACGCGCTGACCCTGCACGACCTGACCGACTTCACCTTGCATTCGAAGGTTCCGCTGCCCCTACAGATGGACGGCGACCACCTCGGACTGCGTACGAGCGTGGCGTTCACAGGCGTACGCCGTGCACTGCGTGTGATTGTGTGA